From Lycium ferocissimum isolate CSIRO_LF1 chromosome 12, AGI_CSIRO_Lferr_CH_V1, whole genome shotgun sequence, one genomic window encodes:
- the LOC132038958 gene encoding uncharacterized protein LOC132038958: MGIHIHSRNKYETVHFIFQKNVHVLLLRNGTCEVIKWQCWMIDLTFFANLPDVSNLHFAAEDKHYVKVTGTAHGWYVLFYIFQSMRVVLLFTVCFDWYWVVVLEALFAREGKECVADCSSA, translated from the exons ATGGGGATACACATTCATTCAAGAAATAAATATGAAACAGTACACTTCATTTTCCAAAAAAACGTTCATGTTCTACTCTTGAGAAATGGAACTTGTGAAGTAATCAAATGGCAATGCTGGATGATTGATCTAACTTTTTTTGCGAACTTGCCGGAT GTGTCCAATTTGCATTTTGCTGCTGAGGATAAGCATTATGTTAAGGTTACTGGGACTGCACATGGGTGGTATGTGTTGTTCTATATTTTCCAGTCTATGCGTGTAGTTTTGCTTTTCACAGTTTGTTTTGATTGGTACTGGGTGGTCGTTCTTGAAGCCCTTTTTGCAAGAGAGGGAAAAGAATGTGTTGCTGATTGTAGTTCCGCTTAG
- the LOC132039352 gene encoding secreted RxLR effector protein 78-like, giving the protein MLPLMISENQSGFLKGRLIIENIQLAQEIVQNIKSKNKGGNVVIKLDMAKAYDRMSWPFINVVLRKFDFSEEVTNLIIEIVSNVWYSIIINGTRNGFFSSSQGLKQGDPLSPSLFIIGAEVCYSNFYKWKYQITQNDYETNPMHQELALNGDKQD; this is encoded by the exons ATGCTTCCTCTTATGATTTCTGAGAACCAGAGTGGGTTTTTGAAAGGTAGGCTCATCATTGAGAACATTCAATTAGCTCAAGAAATTGTTCAaaacatcaaaagcaagaacaaAGGGGGAAATGTGGTGATTAAGCTTGACATGGCAAAAGCATATGACAGAATGTCCTGGCCCTTTATCAATgttgttttaagaaaatttgatttCTCTGAGGAAGTCACAAATCTTATTATCGAAATTGTCTCCAATGTATGGTATTCTATCATTATCAATGGCACAAGGAATGGATTCTTCTCTTCATCACAGGGCCTAAAACAGGGAGATCCTCTTTCCCCCTCTCTTTTTATTATTGGTGCAGAAGT ATGCTATAGTAATTTTTACAAGTGGAAATACCAAATCACTCAAAATGATTATGAAACAAATCCAatg CACCAGGAACTAGCCCTAAACGGGGATAAACAAGATTAG